One Helicobacter pylori genomic window, ATGAGGTTTTGTTAGAAAACGTCTTTAATTTAGCCAAAAACATAGAAGAGTATCGTTAATGAACGCTTATTGTTTGACCTTAAATAATACCAACATCGCCATAGAAAAAAAGGATATTAAGCATTTACACGTTAGCGTTTGCCCGCCTGATGGCTCTGTGCATGTGTCTTGCCCCCTAGCTTTAAACGATGAGAGTCTCAGGCTTTCTTTGATTAAAAGACTCCCTTGGATAAAAGAACAGCAACAAAATTTTTTAAACCAAAACAGACAGAGCCAAAGAGGAATGCTAGAGAGAGAAAGCCATTATCTTTTTGGGAAACGCTATTTGTTAAAGATTGAACACACTATAAAAAAACACTTCGTCCTCCAAAGCCCTAAATATTTAATCTTGCATGTCCAGAAAAAAACAAGCTTAGAAAACCGCTTAAAAGTGTTAGAAAATTATTACAGACAAGTTTTAAGAGAAAAAATACAAACCTACATCAACCAATACGAAAAGATTTTAAACGAAAGCATACAAAGCTTTAAAATCCAAAAAATGAAACGGATATGGGGGAGTTGTAATATTGCTAAACGCACCCTACTTTTTAATTTGGAATTGGCTAAAGCGCCTAGAAAGGGCATTGAATATGTGGTTGTGCATGAATTATTGCATTTAAAAGCACGCCACCATAACGAATATTTTAGGGATTTGCTGAGTTTGTATTTGCCTAATTGGCAAAGGGCTAAGGCCAGCCTCAAAGAGACTTATTTGGAATATTCTTAAATAAAGACTCCATTACCTCAATGAAACCGCTAAGCGGCTAATTTGAGCGGCTCATCATAGCGCAATAACCCCCCCTTTTTTAAAGCCTTTAGAAAGTGTAGTTCAAATACGCTGTAACCGATCTTCCAGGTGCAGGT contains:
- a CDS encoding SprT family zinc-dependent metalloprotease: MNAYCLTLNNTNIAIEKKDIKHLHVSVCPPDGSVHVSCPLALNDESLRLSLIKRLPWIKEQQQNFLNQNRQSQRGMLERESHYLFGKRYLLKIEHTIKKHFVLQSPKYLILHVQKKTSLENRLKVLENYYRQVLREKIQTYINQYEKILNESIQSFKIQKMKRIWGSCNIAKRTLLFNLELAKAPRKGIEYVVVHELLHLKARHHNEYFRDLLSLYLPNWQRAKASLKETYLEYS